CCTGCGTCCGCTCGACCCGCAGCGTCGCGTCCCAACCGCCGCCGATGCGCCAGCCGAGCTGCGCCGCGGCGTCGGCGGTGCGGCCGTCGGAGTCGGGACGGTGGCCGTCCGCGGCTCGGTAGCCGACGCGCGCCGTCCAGTCGAATTCTCCGTCGCGTCCCTCGGTCGCGAGGCGCGCCGTGCGGAGGCCGTATCCCCCCGCGGAGAGGGAGAGGCGGGTCGCCTCCCCTTCCTCTTCGCGCCGCCGCGAGACGATGTTGACCGCGCCGAACGCGCCGTCGCCGAAGCGCACCGGCTGCGGCGAGCGGTAGATCTCGATCCGGTCGGCGCCGTCGATCGAGAGGTTGTCCATCAGCGGATGAGTCCAGACGCCGGCGAAGCGCGGCACGCCGTCGGTCAGCGTCGCGATCTCGGCGCCCGGCCGGCCGGTCCCCTGTCCGCGGATGTAGACCGCGCCGCCGTCGGCGCCGCCGTAGCCGCCGACGACGTCGTAGCGGGCGACGACGATCCCCGGGACGCGCCGCAGCGCGGAGGTCAGGTCGCCCGCGTTGAGCGCCTCGATCTGCCGCGCCGAAACGACGCCGATCTGCGTGCCGTCCTTCGCGACGCGGTTCTCCTCGAGGATCGGCGGCGCGACGACGGTGACTTCCTCGGTGCGCGGCGCAAGACGTCGTCCCGCCGAGGAGGCGTCGCCGTCCACCGCGGACGCGTCGGACGCGGCGCGGGACGTCGGGGCGGCCGGCGCCTCCTGCGCGGCCGCGGAGGCGGGAACCAGCAGCGCGGCGAGGGCCGCGGCGCCGCGGAGCGCGCGCATCGTCATAGCGCCTCCGAGCTCATCACGAGCTGGCCGTGCATCACGCCCTTCATCCCGGAGAGCAGGTCGGCGATCTCGCGCAGCCGCGACGGGCGGCCGCGCAGCGCCATCACCTCGAGGCAGCGCGATTCGTCGAGATGGACGTGGAGCGTGGCGAGGATCTCGTCGTGGTGCTCGTGGCCGGTCTCGAGCAGCTTGTCGGCCAGCTCGCGCTTCTCGTGGTCGTAGACCAGCGTGAGCGTCCCGACGACCGGACGCCGGTCGTCCTTCCATTCCTCCTCGACCAGCCGCCGGCGGATGAGGTCGCGGATCGCCTCGGAGCGGTTGGCCGCCCCGCTGCGCTCGACCAAGCGGTCGAACCGCTGCACCAAGTCGCCGTCGATCGCCAGACTGATCCGCTCCAGCTCCATGCGTCCCTCCGGAGGACGATCGTAGTACGAACTTCGGGAATTTCCTACCGACCGCGGCCGTCCCGACGCCGTACCATCTCGCTCCAAAGGCCCGGAGGACCGACGATGTTCGACGCTTGGGCGGTGCGCGAAGCGGACTATCCCGAAGACGGATCGCTCGAGGACCGGCTGCGCTTCTGCCTGCGGTACGCGATCCTCGCCCCCTCCACCCACAACACGCAGCCGTGGCTGTTCCGC
Above is a window of bacterium DNA encoding:
- the nikR gene encoding nickel-responsive transcriptional regulator NikR codes for the protein MELERISLAIDGDLVQRFDRLVERSGAANRSEAIRDLIRRRLVEEEWKDDRRPVVGTLTLVYDHEKRELADKLLETGHEHHDEILATLHVHLDESRCLEVMALRGRPSRLREIADLLSGMKGVMHGQLVMSSEAL